One Capsicum annuum cultivar UCD-10X-F1 chromosome 2, UCD10Xv1.1, whole genome shotgun sequence genomic window carries:
- the LOC107860319 gene encoding zinc finger CCCH domain-containing protein 62 translates to MFEGNGVVMGKRRRAKPSVIEISSSSEPENGSSEEGEGSEEEESEEALSESDDDFDDFDDSALSSESDGDSEDEEESSSSYGSQEHDDDEDIEEEGDESGSDRVLRLLQGGGALRKLREGLEKLTLTDYKAYLRSNGLRLSGTKEECMQRIIEHWRMKDGNGQRQYPRSSFAINCTGDVCKGDVVLFTQKVYKNFDKLRRGGKLLGKRTIAGRIVKESYGAAKQQHTFTVEVLWSQGVKQLPLLFPLLVKGRNLYKLKTFRQRWKDEDERLEVLAEKHKRGDAARSIRATRKSKSIKPTKVSSKNKGNKRQKLDHHRRPSEMMRTSNGKKHKYSINERGKAMTGSKRTKHHQQKPHPPGRLNLAESRNSRPSMRNRDFVPTLRETSLQFNYPSANNFRHFESDSYSQRVPYSYSSSWDSAPRSHLSSYSSYTLPDPVYQQYGHGNYPSSSFTRYVPQSSNFPHSPGMVGTHRSSGSIPFVNYERRWNS, encoded by the exons ATGTTTGAAGGAAATGGGGTAGTAATGGGGAAGAGAAGAAGAGCAAAACCCAGTGTCATTGAGATTTCGTCTTCTTCCGAACCAGAAAATGGCTCAtcagaagaaggagaaggaagcGAAGAAGAAGAATCAGAAGAAGCATTATCAGAATcggatgatgattttgatgattttgacgATTCCGCACTCTCAAG CGAGAGCGACGGTGATTCCGAAGATGAGGAggaatcttcttcttcttacgGGTCGCAAGagcatgatgatgatgaggacaTCGAAGAGGAAGGTGATGAGTCGGGGAGCGATAGAGTCCTTCGCCTTCTTCAAG GTGGTGGAGCATTGAGGAAGCTAAGGGAAGGATTGGAGAAACTGACGTTGACGGACTATAAAGCCTATTTGCGATCGAATGGATTGAGGTTATCAGGTACAAAAGAAGAATGTATGCAGAGGATCATAGAGCACTGGAG GATGAAAGATGGAAATGGTCAAAGACAATATCCCAGATCATCTTTTGCCATAAACTGTACCG GTGACGTATGTAAAGGAGATGTTGTATTATTCACACAGAAAGTGTACAAGAA TTTTGACAAGCTGAGAAGGGGCGGAAAACTCTTAGGTAAGAGAACCATTGCTGGTCGGATTGTCAAGGAGAGTTATGGCGCTGCCAAACAGCAGCATACCTTTACG GTTGAGGTGTTATGGAGCCAAGGGGTTAAACAATTACCTCTACTTTTTCCGTTGCTCGTGAAGGgaagaaacctttataaattgAAGACTTTCAGACAG AGATGGAAGgatgaagatgaaagactagAAGTTCTTGCAGAGAAGCACAAACGTGGAGATGCAGCAAGATCTATTAGagcaacaagaaaatcaaaatcaataaagcCGACAAAAGTATCCTCTAAAAACAAAG GTAACAAACGCCAGAAACTTGATCATCATAGGAGGCCAAGCGAAATGATGCGAACAAGCAATGGAAAGAAACATAAATATTCTATTAATGAACGTGGAAAAGCAATGACAGGAAGCAAAAGAACAAAACACCACCAGCAAAAGCCTCATCCACCTGGAAGATTGAATTTGGCAGAGTCCAGAAACAGTAGACCCTCTATGAGGAATCGAGACTTTGTACCTACCCTTAGAGAGACCTCATTGCAGTTCAATTATCCTTCAGCAAATAATTTCCGCCATTTTGAATCAGATTCTTACAGCCAAAGAGTACCATATTCGTATTCATCTAGCTGGGATTCAGCACCAAGATCACATTTAAGCTCTTACTCCTCTTATACTTTGCCTGATCCAGTATATCAACAATATGGTCATGGAAATTATCCAAGTTCTTCATTCACTAGGTATGTACCTCAGTCTAGTAATTTTCCACATTCCCCTGGCATGGTGGGTACTCATAGATCATCTGGCTCAATCCCGTTTGTAAACTATGAACGTAGATGGAACTCTTAG
- the LOC107860320 gene encoding CDPK-related kinase 5 — translation MGACTSKPSNYSGDNIAVAVNGATLPVKSTPNNNEEQDRNKKDELNVGKKSPFFPFYSPSPAHYLFSKKSPANASSNSTPRRFFKRPFPPPSPAKHIRAVLARRHGTVKPNESVIPEVNEIEASGDGDCGAGLDKSFGFSKNFVSKYELGEEVGRGHFGYTCKAKFKKGEVKGREVAVKVIPKTKMTTAIAIEDVRREVKILRALTGHNHLVKFYDSYEDYNNVYIVMELCEGGELLDRILSRGGKYAEDDAKDVMIQILKVVAFCHLQGVVHRDLKPENFLFTSKEETAQLKAIDFGLSDFVKPDERLNDIVGSAYYVAPEVLHRSYSTEADVWSIGVIAYILLCGSRPFWARTESGIFRSVLKADPCFEEQPWPTLSSEAKDFVKRLLNKDPRKRMTAAQALGHPWIKNSHNVEVPLDILIFKLMKAYMKSSALRKAALRALSKTLTVDELFYLKEQFALLEPSKNGTISFDHVKTALMKHATDAMKEARIHDFLASLNALQYRRMDFEEFCAAALSVHQLEALDRWEQHARCAYEIFEKEGNRAIMIEELASELGLGPSVPVHAVLHDWLRHTDGKLSFLGFAKLLHGVSSRSITKVQ, via the exons ATGGGTGCTTGTACTTCTAAACCCTCAAATTACTCCGGCGACAACATTGCCGTCGCCGTAAACGGAGCTACACTGCCGGTGAAATCTACGCCGAACAATAATGAAGAGCAAGACAGGAACAAAAAGGACGAGCTTAATGTAGGCAAAAAGTCACCTTTTTTCCCTTTCTACAGTCCAAGTCCAGCGCATTATTTATTCTCTAAGAAATCTCCGGCGAATGCCAGCTCAAATTCAACTCCTCGGAGGTTTTTTAAACGGCCATTTCCTCCGCCTTCTCCGGCGAAACACATCCGTGCTGTATTAGCCCGGCGACACGGCACTGTTAAACCGAATGAGTCTGTAATTCCTGAAGTAAATGAAATTGAAGCTAGCGGCGACGGCGACTGCGGCGCGGGGCTTGATAAGAGTTTTGGATTTTCGAAGAATTTTGTGAGTAAGTATGAGCTAGGAGAGGAAGTTGGAAGAGGGCATTTTGGGTATACTTGTAAAGCTAAGTTCAAAAAAGGTGAAGTCAAAGGACGAGAAGTTGCTGTAAAAGTCATTCCCAAAACAAAG ATGACTACTGCAATAGCCATTGAGGATGTGAGAAGGGAGGTGAAGATATTAAGAGCTTTGACCGGACATAACCATTTAGTAAAATTTTATGATTCATATGAAGACTACAACAATGTCTACATAGTTATGGA GCTGTGTGAAGGAGGCGAGCTCTTGGATAGAATACTGTCTAG AGGTGGAAAGTACGCAGAAGATGACGCAAAGGATGTGATGATACAAATACTGAAAGTTGTTGCATTTTGCCACCTTCAAGGTGTGGTGCACCGGGATCTTAAGCCAGAG AACTTCTTATTCACATCTAAGGAGGAAACTGCTCAACTTAAAGCAATAGACTTTGGATTGTCGGATTTTGTGAAGCCAG ATGAAAGACTTAATGATATTGTTGGTAGTGCATATTATGTCGCGCCGGAGGTTCTACATAGATCTTATAGTACAGAGGCTGATGTTTGGAGTATAGGTGTCATAGCATATATCCTATTGTGTGGAAGCCGTCCTTTTTGGGCTCGAACAGAATCTGGGATATTTAGGTCCGTCCTTAAAGCTGATCCATGTTTTGAAGAACAACCTTGGCCTACATTATCTTCTGAGGCAAAAGACTTTGTGAAACGTCTGTTGAATAAAGATCCCAGGAAAAGAATGACTGCAGCTCAAGCTTTGG GTCATCCATGGATAAAGAATAGTCATAACGTAGAGGTGCCTTTGGATATTTTAATATTCAAACTAATGAAGGCTTACATGAAGTCCTCTGCTCTTAGGAAAGCTGCACTACGG GCTTTGTCAAAGACATTGACGGTAGATGAGCTATTCTACTTGAAGGAGCAGTTTGCACTGCTAGAACCAAGCAAAAATGGCACCATAAGCTTCGACCATGTTAAAACG GCCCTAATGAAACATGCAACAGATGCAATGAAGGAAGCTCGCATCCATGATTTTCTTGCATCG CTTAATGCGCTGCAGTACAGGAGGATGGATTTTGAGGAATTTTGTGCTGCTGCATTAAGTGTTCATCAGCTTGAGGCTCTTGACCGGTGGGAACAACATGCACGTTGTGCCTATGAAATCTTTGAGAAGGAAGGCAATAGGGCCATTATGATAGAAGAATTAGCTTCG GAACTTGGTCTTGGCCCTTCGGTTCCTGTCCATGCTGTTCTACATGACTGGCTCAGGCACACTGATGGAAAGCTCAGTTTTCTTGGTTTTGCAAAGTTGTTGCATGGAGTGTCAAGCCGTTCAATTACAAAAGTTCAATGA
- the LOC107860318 gene encoding uncharacterized oxidoreductase YoxD, with translation MRSMSSSASSRGIAAIVGVGPQLGRSIARKFAHEGYTVAILARDLERLSRFADEIAREEKAQVFAIRIDCSNLRSVREAFEGVLSLGFVEVLVYNAYQPVSWNPTNFTHTRVEQFEKAIAVSSVGAFHCAQQVLPGMVERGRGTVLFSGCSASLNGFAGYSELCCGRFAVRGLSQCLAREFQPLGIHVAHVIIHGIVGAPRGLMSSTSQQGLLVGEQEQQRGRRDGLMDPDALAQTYWYLHIQDRCAWTQEIDLHPSSQRCT, from the exons ATGCGGAGCATGTCGAGTTCCGCCTCATCTAGAGGCATAGCTGCCATTGTGGGCGTTGGGCCTCAACTTGGCCGCTCCATCGCTCGCAAGTTCGCTCATGAAGGTTATACAGTTGCTATACTCGCCCGCGACTTAg AGAGATTATCTAGATTTGCTGATGAGATAGCGAGAGAAGAGAAGGCTCAGGTATTTGCTATCCGAATCGATTGCTCCAATTTACGAAGTGTAAGAGAGGCATTTGAAGGAGTTCTATCTCTGGGTTTTGTGGAAGTCTTGGTTTACAATGCATATCAGCCAGTATCTTGGAACCCCACAAATTTTACCCATACTAGAGTTGAACAATTCGAAAAAGCTATAGCCGTCTCCTCCGTCGGCGCCTTCCACTGCGCTCAACAG GTACTACCAGGAATGGTGGAAAGAGGAAGAGGGACGGTTCTCTTCAGTGGTTGCTCAGCTTCTCTTAATGGCTTTGCAGGATACTCCGAATTAT GCTGTGGGAGGTTTGCAGTGAGAGGGTTATCACAATGTTTGGCAAGAGAGTTTCAGCCACTTGGGATACACGTTGCCCATGTTATCATTCACGGCATCGTCGGCGCACCTCG GGGGCTAATGTCATCGACTTCACAGCAAGGATTGTTGGTTggggaacaagaacaacaaagaggACGAAGGGATGGTTTGATGGACCCGGATGCGCTGGCGCAGACCTACTGGTACTTGCACATTCAAGATAGATGTGCTTGGACCCAGGAGATTGATCTTCATCCCTCCAGCCAAAGATGTACCTAG